The Pseudomonas sp. R4-35-07 nucleotide sequence TGCTTGCGCGGCATGCTCGCGCCGCCAGGCACGCGCAGGGCGGCGATGCGGCATTTCGGGTCGTTGGCCGGGCCGCTGAACACCTTGAAGTCAACGTCCTTGAGCTGGTCGGCCACGTCGACCAGTTCCAGCGGGTTACGCAGGTCTGGCTTGTCGGAACCGTAGCGACGCATGGCCTCTTCGAAGGTCATGTGCGGGAATTCGCCGAACTCCAGGTCCAGCACTTCCTTGAACAGGTTGCGGATCATTTGTTCGGTGAGGCCCATGATCTCTTTTTCATCGAGGAAGCTGGTCTCGATGTCGATCTGGGTGAATTCCGGCTGGCGGTCGGCGCGCAGGTCTTCGTCACGGAAGCACTTGGCGATCTGGTAGTAACGGTCGAAGCCGGCCACCATCAGCAGTTGCTTGAACAGCTGCGGCGATTGCGGCAAGGCGAAGAAGCTACCCGGGTGGGTACGGCTCGGCACCAGGTAGTCGCGTGCGCCTTCCGGCGTGGCACGGGTGAGAATCGGCGTTTCCACGTCGAGGAAGCCGTTCTCGTCGAGGAAGCGGCGGATGCTGGTGGTCATGCGCGAACGCAGACGCAGCTTCTCGGCCATTTCCGGACGACGCAGGTCCAGGAAGCGATAGCGCAGGCGAGTTTCCTCGCCAACGTCGGAATATTCGTTCAGTGGGAACGGCGGGGTTTCCGACTCGTTCAGCACTTCCAGCTCGTAGCCCAGCACTTCAATGCCGCCGGACGCCATGTTCTTGTTCACGGCACCGGCCGGGCGCAGGCGCACCTTGCCAGTGATCTTCACGACGTATTCGCTGCGCACGCGGTCGGCGGCGGCGAAGCTCTCGGCGCGATCCGGGTCGAACACTACCTGGGCCAGACCATCACGATCACGGATATCGAGGAAGATCACCCCGCCGTGGTCGCGGCGACGGTGAACCCATCCGCAAAGGGTGATTTCCTGACCTTCCAGGGTCTCGTTCAGTTGGCCGCAATAGTGGCTGCGCATCATGGTCGTGGTTTCACTTCTCGTAATTCGAAATTCGGTGGCAGGCGTGCCTCGTCACCGTACATTAAAGCAGGGGACGGATAATGCAGGAGCCTGCGCGTAGAGTTCAACTCAGTCTGCTTTGTCGCCGCCCGCCAGGTTCTTCTTGGCGCCGGTCTTGAAATCGGTCTCGTACCAGCCGCTGCCGCTCAGGCGGAAGCCCGGCATGGACAACATCTTTTTCAACTCAGGTGCCTGGCAGGCTGGGCAATCGACCAGCGGCGCGGCGCTGATCTTCTGAATGGCTTCCAACTGATGACCACAGGAAGCACATTGATAGTCGTACATGGGCATGGAGTTGTCTCGGCGATCAGATCGTTACTGCGCTACGCCCTGCCGATGTGCATAAAGCCCGGCATGCGCAGCAAAGCGCGGGATTATATCTGGTAAATCGAGGCAGCGCAGCCGGCTTTCTGCCCGAGGCGCGGCCCGCCGGAAGGAAGGGCCGCGCCCTGCAGCCTCCGATCAGACGGGGCCAGAGGCGCTAAGGCGGTCTTTCAACAGGTGAACGACACACACCACCCGCACCAGCCCGCTGAAGTTCTTCACACCGCCATAGCGCAAATGCACTTCCCGATCGACATAGGACAACAACGCACTGACCGAGCAGGTGTTGATCCTGGCCATTTCCGTCAGGATATTCCAGTAGATCTGCTCCAGCCGCAGGCAGGTGGAAAACCCGTTGAGCCGCACCGACCGCGATAATGGCTTGGCGAGCCCCATGTCGAACCCTTTCGCGAAGGGATCGACCTTTATCTTGTGAAAACCACCGGTTTCCACGCCCTTACCACATGACATACACCTGACACTCCCTTGCCAAAACAGCAGTCCATGGGTCTTTCCCATTGGACGGTCAGCCTATAAAACCGCAGGAAGCGACGAGCAGCCAGAAGACGCGGGCGCCGGGCGTCGTAGGACAACGCCAGCAAGCGCAGAGAAACCAGTGAGCGGCGCCCCGAAGACGCCGCACGGGTTCGACGGTTATTGGTTTTCGAGCAGCGAACGCAGCATCCACGCGGTTTTTTCGTGGACTTGCATCCGTTGCGTCAACAAGTCCGCCGTCGGCTCATCGCTGACCTTGTCGAGCAACGGGAAAATGCCACGCGCGGTACGGGTGACAGCCTCCTGGCCCGCCACCAGCTGCTTGATCATCTCTTCGGCGCTCGGCACACCCTCTTCTTCCTTGATCGAAGACAGGCGGGCGTAGATCGAATAGGCACCCGGTGCCGGGAAGCCCAGGGCACGGATACGCTCGGCAATGGAATCCACCGCCAGCGCCAGCTCGTTGTACTGCTCTTCGAACATCAAGTGCAGCGTACGAAACATGGGGCCCGTGACGTTCCAGTGGAAGTTGTGGGTCTTCAGGTACAGCACATAGGTATCGGACAGCAGCCGTGAAAGTCCGTCGACGATGGATTTACGATCTTCTTCACTGATACCAATATCGATTGCCATGTTTTTCCCCTTCAATTGACGAGCATTCATTGATCAGGTGCAGGATCACTCTAGCAAGAGTGCTGGCCGCGTGCAGCCCAACGCACCCAGGCAATGTGCGGCAAATTGCCCCGCACCGCTTGCGAGGGCAGCGGCGGAAGAGCCGGTCATCCTGTAAGAAAAACGCTCGAAAGGCCGCTCAAATTACCTGCACCTGTCTAGGACAAGCCTTAGACGCAAAAATGCCACCTCGATTGCAACACCCCGAAATGCTTGATTTGAGTAGGCACAGCCTTTGCTGTTAAATAGGCGGCGTGTGGCTGCCGTTCATTTCTGCGGCACGTC carries:
- a CDS encoding FmdB family zinc ribbon protein, yielding MPMYDYQCASCGHQLEAIQKISAAPLVDCPACQAPELKKMLSMPGFRLSGSGWYETDFKTGAKKNLAGGDKAD
- the aspS gene encoding aspartate--tRNA ligase, with product MMRSHYCGQLNETLEGQEITLCGWVHRRRDHGGVIFLDIRDRDGLAQVVFDPDRAESFAAADRVRSEYVVKITGKVRLRPAGAVNKNMASGGIEVLGYELEVLNESETPPFPLNEYSDVGEETRLRYRFLDLRRPEMAEKLRLRSRMTTSIRRFLDENGFLDVETPILTRATPEGARDYLVPSRTHPGSFFALPQSPQLFKQLLMVAGFDRYYQIAKCFRDEDLRADRQPEFTQIDIETSFLDEKEIMGLTEQMIRNLFKEVLDLEFGEFPHMTFEEAMRRYGSDKPDLRNPLELVDVADQLKDVDFKVFSGPANDPKCRIAALRVPGGASMPRKQIDDYTKFVGIYGAKGLAYIKVNERANGVDGLQSPIVKNIPEANLNTILDRVGAVDGDIVFFGADKAKIVSEALGALRIKLGHDLNLLTCEWAPMWVVDFPMFEENDDGSFSALHHPFTAPKCSPAELEANPAGALSRAYDMVLNGTELGGGSIRIHRKEMQQAVFRLLGINEAEQEEKFGFLLDALKYGAPPHGGLAFGLDRLVMLMTGAQSIREVIAFPKTQSAADVMTQAPGVVDAKALRELHIRLRETPKAE
- a CDS encoding Dps family protein, translating into MAIDIGISEEDRKSIVDGLSRLLSDTYVLYLKTHNFHWNVTGPMFRTLHLMFEEQYNELALAVDSIAERIRALGFPAPGAYSIYARLSSIKEEEGVPSAEEMIKQLVAGQEAVTRTARGIFPLLDKVSDEPTADLLTQRMQVHEKTAWMLRSLLENQ
- a CDS encoding ribbon-helix-helix domain-containing protein, translating into MSCGKGVETGGFHKIKVDPFAKGFDMGLAKPLSRSVRLNGFSTCLRLEQIYWNILTEMARINTCSVSALLSYVDREVHLRYGGVKNFSGLVRVVCVVHLLKDRLSASGPV